The genomic interval GGATCTATTGACTATTCCAATCATGATGCGCAAGAGGAAACATTTTGTTATTCTTTTGCAATTATGTGCACAATAATATATTGCCCAAGAGGTCAAGACAGATGTGCAAGAGGAGCTAGtctagatatatatataatctagaaTATAAGAGTACCCGTAGTTGTACAGAGATTGTTCCACTACATCACTGCATATTAAAATTTACAaatctcatttttttaaaaaacattgttACACTATCATAAACTGCTCcaacaattttttttatgatccattgccaatttatttatttatatttatattttcatttatctttGTTTATAATTTCACttactatatataatattaattagtattctaatttaatatttataattatgttagtattttaaattgtatatatttatttatgtaaaaataataatttgataaaaataaacaaatatttaacaaaatataaataaataaaatattaaataggGTAGCAGGCCCTTGCTGTTTGTTGGCCTCACGCGCGTTAAGAGGGAGAGTATAAACCCTATTTatcactttttttaaaaaataataataaatcagtCTTAAAATTTTAGGacatgtttataaaaaaaaattataaacctcACTCATTTGGTAGGGTTGGAGTTTATAATGAGGAGTCTATGATATAAACCTATGTTATAAACTCTCCATTCCAGATGCCCTAATTAATTGCTCTAGTacatcacattaaaaataaagatGTAGCGGTTCTTAAACGTAGCCTTTTGTCCTtcgctttgaaaaaaaaaaattaaatactctTAATGAACTCACGtgcaaattattatattaaaatattttcatttttttcacaACAATTTATCTTCGTTCACTCGATATTATTTATAACATTGCCCTTGATGGTTCTCAAATTCCTATCACATCAGCCCTGGATCATGAAGAGTATTTCAATATTCCATAAAAAGAATCAACGATATTAAATAATAGAGCTATAGAATGATAAAAGTATAAAGATTCTAGGGGGCCTTTTGTtgttttctaaaatttaaaaaaaaaagcgaagggcgaaaataaaattctcatggttcaaaataaatatatatatatataaaaggtagGCTTCCAATTAACAGATTCCATCTCCCTTCATTAATCCTTAATTAACTATTGCATAATGGAAGCCGTTGTCTCGTTTCCCTCTTTcatcctcttccttctcctctcctctgccacgGTGGCCTTCTCCCAGAACTACTCCGACCACCTTCATTTTTACTTCCTAGAACGCGTCGCGGGTTCCCCCAACGCGACGGGAGTGGTGTCAGTGAACCTCCACCCGGAATCCCCTGCCGGAGGCTTCGGCAATATCGAGGTGATCGACAACATTCTCCTCGAAGGGCCTGAGCCTAGCTCGCCGATCATTGGGCGGtgtagaatcgaaaagaatttagatatctccacaatgacatgatattgtccactttgggcctaagccctcatggttttgctcttgggctctacccaaaaggcctcatgtcaatggagatatctttctcttataaacccatgatcttttccatgtgttttcaatatgggactatgtttgcaaccttgcaaccccaacaatcccctcaaacaaaggaccatgagcTTCCCAcgccgatccttgacccaccaggtcttcgcCACTGGCCTAACCCTAGGACTTGCtctcctcgacccaccaggtcttcctgccccttggtccacctgacctactaggacttccttgcctagccgtaactatgacttcctgcctggtgtctggtcctcttgatccgaacataggagaccccactttctttgttcgaggtcaatattgtactcacatggttcaattagaccataactcttgtgcacagtcggcggttaaaccttctggcagtccgggctctgataccaattgtaggatcgaaaagaatttagatatctccacaatgacatgatattgtccactttgggcctaagccctcatggttttgctcttgggctctacccaaaaggcctcatgtcaatggagatatctttctcttataaacccatgatcttttccatgtgttttcaatatgggactatgtttgcaaccttgcaaccccaacaggcgGGCCCAAGGGCTAGCCGTGTTCTCAGATTTGACAGGACTTAGCATAACAACGGCCTTGAACTTGGTGTTCACCGCAGGAGATTACAACGGGAGCTCGTTGGCCATGTTCGGGAGGTATGAGCCGAGAAGAGTGTCGGATCGGAGCATCATAGGCGGAAGCGGACAGTTCCGGCTGGCCAAGGGGTACGCCCTGAGCCAACGGGTCGCTACCACGGCCACCACACTGACTGATGTGTTGGATGTTTATATCACATATCCTTAACCTTGATGGATACTTCTTCTGCTATAAGTAATACATGTATAGCTGGCGTGTGCATGTattgatataaataaataaataaataatattaccgTTATTGTTATATATACATACGGTAATAATATTTATGTTGTTTGTGACCCAGAGTGGCTGGCATGTGTATATGATATGGTGCATAAAATTGAGGTTCGATAAGATCAGACAATTAAAAGTTAATGAGGTATGGCAGTTAAGGATAGTTAATAGTTAAGAGAATATGATAGTCAAAAATTCAGAAAATGTGACAGTCAACAGTCAGGAGAAAAAGAGAGCTAGACCGCATCACATTATCAGCCGCATAATTCCTAGTCGGGCACAGGCAGGGTAGGTCTCCCAGATCTGAGACATAAGATGGAGCTTGTATTAGTTTCTGATCTGCCcccgactgatcggacttccccaGCTCGAGTCGTGTAACCAAGCCTGGTACTTTCACTAAGATAACTCCCAGCCGACCCTTTAGCAATCAAGACGTGAAAAATGGGTTCCTCGTCACAGTTCATCCTCCTCATCAAGACTCAAATCGGGTGGTACATCTGAACGGTCAGCCCGAGCTGTCTGTAGTTACACTCGGGTGGGATGGAAAGCGTTAAGCGACAAcaatgtcagggaatcgtaatCTCCTATCAAGGAATAACTATCATACGTTAGGAAATATTCTAGTGGTATGTTTTCACTTGCGAATAGAACATTCCTTCCACCAATTGGAGGTCACCGTACATCCTCTCTCACTTGACAAATCCTGACATCCCACATTCTCTGACAACATGCAGACTCTAAAGGTACGCAGTGTCATATAAAAAAGGAGGTCCTCTTCCTTAGCCAGGTACGCACACATTCGCACTCATCTTCTATagttcttttttccttcgtacactgttcttctggggaaaaagtatctgacttgagcTTCGAAGGGCCTGTGTCGGGGACTTTTTCCgtagtttctggtctctaacgccccgtgtgctcgtctgagtgtgtgcagagcctAAGTACCACCGATTTCGTCACCACTGTCCCTAAGTTCCACGTGGGGGTTCATTTTTCGGTGCACATACGCTAGGTGTGTCACagtcgcctctccgtcaacaccaTCACCATCTCAGCCGACTTTCCTCTGACTTGGATTCCGGATATAATCAATTTGGCATCGTCTATGGGAATctccttcacctgttctggaatATGACGATGGAGGACACTGGTAAGATCAACGTCACCATGACAATCGAAGAGTAGGAACTGTTGAAGGAAGCCAAGAGGCGAGCGGCTTCTGAAAGACACACCACCACTTCATAACCATACAAGATGCCTATATATTCAAAGGACCAGACCCACGCTTCAGACAGGGGGTCTAAGAGAAAATAGCTCGAGGATTTCCCCCGAGCTTCCTATCATGACGCCTGCCCAGAGTATTACAACAAGAAAGAGCAACACTAGGCCTCCAGCCATCGTGACCCCTACCGAGAGTCCCCCGCCTAGAGATTTGAAGAAGGGGAATGCCATAGTTGTCAGGGAGGAGCCGAGGGAGTTGCTCGAGGAGTTGCAAGTACCCTTCTCTTTGAGGGTGCTCAAAGAAAAACTGTTGAAGGGGTATAAGCCGCTAGCCATCAGAGAATATGACGACGGAAAGGATCCAGAAGATCACCTTTTCAAATTTCAGAATGTTGCACCAGTACAGCGACGCCATTAAGTGTCGGGTGTTCTTAAACACTCTGTCCAACTCGGCACAAAAGTGGTTCGACAGATTGCCAATCGGATCCATCACTTGCTTTCAGGATTTTAAGAACACTTTCCTGCACTATTTCGCCAGTAGTAGGAAATATCATAAGACTAACCATTGTCTATTCGCCCTCAGGCAGGGCCTACAAAGCCCCTGAGGGCCTATAAAAaatgcttcaaccaggtagcccaGGATGTCCCATCAGCTACCTCAAAGatcttgatgagcgccttctcccacagTATGGTGGAAAGGGAGTTCTTCCGAGCCCTCGTTCGAGAGCCTATGAAGAATTTTGATGAGTGTTGGGGAAGGCAGCAAGCTACATGAATGTGGAAAAAGCCTAGGTTGCCCCGAGGAAAGCAGACAAGACGCCTGCTCCTGCCAACAAGTCGGAGAGAATGTCGCCCCAACCTCCAACTCGACCCTTTCCTCACTCTAAGGACTCCCAACTAGGATTTCCGCCCAATCAGGAATCCAGGGCGGCACAACGAGTCGAAATTGTTCAAGCTCCCAAACCTGGCCAGCGGGACCCCCATTACTGCACCAGCCATAAGTCCCACACCCATTCCACAAGAGATTGCGTTCAGTTTGCCCGAGATCGCACCGCAAGGTTCAGAAGCTGCTGGCTAGCCCGCCTAATGCAGCAGGGCATTCAAGTAAATGCCTGTCCGAGAGCGGAGCTCGGGGAACTCAGCAGCCAAACCGAGGCAAGGAGCCGGTGGAATCCTCTGAGGAAGAGAATAGGAGAAATGTCACCATCCGGGAGATCGGCATGATTTCCGGAGAACCCACTGATAAAGACTCTACAAGAGCTCGAAAGTCCCATGAGTGCCGCTTGGAGATACACGTGATAGGGTATAGCCGGGAACAAGCGGCAGGCCCGTAATCAGCTTCGGGTCGCAAGATCTGGAGGGAGTGGagctccctcatgatgatgcctcATAATCAATGGTGGCATCGCCAACAATTGTGTGGCCAGGATTTtcgttgacacaggaagctctgTCAACGTGTTGTTCAAAAATATGTTCAAGGGCATACAGATCGATGCTAGTGAGCTCCAACCTGTAGCTACCTCCTTGTATGGGTTTACAAGCAATGAAGTACGACCAATGGTTTAAATTAAGGTAGTTATATCTTTGGGTAGCGAACCATTAGTAAGGACACGGAAGAGCACCTTCATTATAATGGATTCTCcatcctcctacaacgtcatcttagGGAGGCCCGCCCTACATGAATTCCGAGCGGCAGTCTCCACCTTTCATCAGAAGATAAAATTCCCTGTGGGAGACCAGGTCGAGGAGGTCAAAGGTGAGCAGCTGGTCTCCTGCAGGTGTTATATCGACATAGTGAAGGTCGAGGCCCGTAAAGCTCAAAGAACTCAAGATGGAAGAATCCACGTCATCCAAGAGAAGCCTCTACCTATAGCCGAAGAACTCATTCCCTGAGAGGAGATCCAGCTCTATCCTGATTGTCCGGAGAGCATCATTCGCATATCAAGTGACCTGCTGATCGAAATTAAGACGGATCTGGTCGAATGTCTGACGCACAATAGGGACGTCTTTGCTTGGTCCCCCAAGGAGCTGTCGGGAGTCAAGCTCAAGGTAGCCGAGCACAAGCTGCATCTCCTGCCTGATTCCTGGCCCATCAAGCAGAATAAGGGAAACTTCTCGGCCGAACAAAATAAGATTATCCGAGCTAAATTTGATCAGCTCTTAAAAGTAGGACACGTTAGAGAAGTACAAGTCCGATGTATGCTTCGATTTtagattcggaggatgatgacTCATCCCGCGTGGCTTTAAGATTATGTTTGAGTCCTGCTGGCTTCTTATTCTTTCCTTTGTCTTTGTTCTTTAGTTTCGGACAGTCATATTTGATgttcccttcttcgttgcaattgtaatATCGAACAGTCCTTCTATTTCGAAGATGCTTTCttgtctgcgatttaaatttattagatttaataaatttattgaattttcttaccataagaGTCGCTTCGACTTCATCGATGGATCCTTCAAAGTCTTGATCTTCCATCTTTGCTTTTAGGGCAATATTGAGAtttgtcttttctatttctttaggatctgcaattcgagattcgtgaagttcaaaagtggaaaataaattttctagcgtATTTATCTCAAGATCCTTAGAAATGTAGTATATATCTACTAAGGATGTCTATTGTGAAGTTCTCGGGAAAGCGTTGAGTGCATACCGGATTGAATCTCGGTTTGGTACTGATTCTCTAAGATTGTTTAACTGAGTAATCAGTTCCTTGAttcgtgcttggagttgcgctaccttttctccattgttcatcctcAGGTTTGTTAGCTCGGTTGGGAGAATGTCTCACCTTGTTAACTttgcttccgaggtgccttcctgaagttctaggaacttctcccagagctctttggcggagtcataGTCACCAATTCAATTGACTTCCTAGGGCGGAAGAACGTTGagtagatggaattctgctttaccgttcgccacgaagtcagcttgttccttcttcgtcactgatattcttctttgtcttttgaactataaaatcatatttcattattaatagaatttcaaaatttgttttgaagAATACTTCCATCTAACGTTTCCATTGTgcaaagtctccctcgaattttggtgggtgaatgcttgcaccggccatcgtcttgatctttatgcttcagtcggcagttagtccttctaaggcggttgagctctgataccacttgttggcgcagcgaGACCGGTAAGAGGGCACGGTGTctgttaaaaaataaaacaaaacatttctctattttttcaactaagattagtagcactatcacaataattataaattcaaatgaacaactaatacaattaaaagaggctaataggtttaacttggttacaacctaggtgattgttaatccaaggtggttgcaaagcttcactagaaatatctccttcgtgtaggcggagaagtctcttacaatctatgaaaagctcagaaaataCTACAAAATTAATTACAGCGGTTGTTGTTAAttttctaggtccaggggtctttttatatccCTTAGAAAATCTCATCCGAAGcttaagggcgcctccaaagagcttggaaggcgcctccagcgtggcGCAgttgataaaactttatccactgcaAACGGCTAGTTTGACTGGCCGAAAGCGCCTTCCATACTCATGGAGGGTGTcttccatgcttatggaaggcaccttctgccTGAAGGTGGCGGAGGCGCAGATGCGCCTCGGTGGAGCCGTCTATTcatatagaaggcgccttcagcagcctTTATAGCCTCTCTCTGCTCTGTTGATGctctgatcgcctgggtgattgcggccaaccgaaataggattcacccgaatccaatttctgactttctcctcgagcaggcttccactctggcttctcattcctcgaacgtcgtgcacatccttctcgtccaccgatacTCTTCCGTAGtatttcgtccctcggacgcaccgagcccgtcagctctctcccatgccgtccttctcgctagccgcgtcttccgctcgacttcctatgctcctaagctcctgcacacttagacacaaggatcaaaccaaaATATGaacaaacttggttgatcacatcaaaacaaccacggggtctaacaggaAGCgagcggcgtttccgagggacaagaagccgaagtGGAAGGTTGATCAAGAAGGCCGGAAAataggttcaggtgagccttattctagatggccgaaatcatccaagaGAGTAGAGCCGGAGCGAAAGCCCGGATGAAAAGTCAGCATTTTTGTTTACTCTGATCAGGGCGCCTAGACCCCCAGGTAACCAGGGTGCCCTGGGTGCGCGTCCTGGTCGAGGGTTGGTTCAGCccagtccgggtgcccagacttgGTCCAGACACTCAGACTAGAAAACTTATCACCAAGTCGAGTTGGTGCGATTTGTTGCGACGTGAATAAAGTTTTATTCACGCCTAGGCACTaggaacccttctaggcgtccAGATCAGGTCTATAAATATAACCTGATCTTAGTAgtgaacaacacttgtaaacgatcTTCTTTTTGTTTAACTTTGTAATCTAGTGTTTTAATTGTTGCAAGAGACTTCTCCGTCAGAAAAAGATTTGATAGTGAGTTTTCAACGTATTAAACTAGCAATCctttgattgtaaaccaagtaaaaaatctacctcttctttctctttttaattaatttcttataatTAAGCAAGtgtttttttaacttaacttgaaaACTCTGAGAAAGATGttaatttgttatttttattCTATAGGATAATTCATCTCCTCTACTGTAGCGGACCAACAAGAGGCTCCCCATCATCCTCCGCTATACCACAAATCTTTCCTTCAAATTTAATGGAACGAGATCAGGCCCGTTTCAAGGCATAAGCCTAGGGCCCCAATTTTATTGGGGTCCATTATTAATTAAAgaatagatttattatttaatatttacaTTTAACAGTTATATTGTCTAGTTCCAAGGTTGCATTATGCATGCATGCAGATTTTGTTCTAGATTGGGCTTGCTTCGAACTCCGTTCTAGTGCTCTTTAGATTTTGCTAGCTTCCAATGCAATcgattttattttagattttgttgtttctatttttataGTACACTTCAATTAATTCCAATGACAACTACATttaattacatattaattataattattatattctaATGTAAAAATTATATCTAGAGCTACAATATAACTATTTAAGACCTTACATCTAATTTCTTTTTTTTCATCTCTAGTTCATCATCTATTTATTATCTCATTAGTGTCcatatattttttcctttcttaTCATTAGTTCTCTAAGAAGACATCCTTTTTCTATCTCACTCGATaatatttttttcacttttttttcctCGAAATGTTCTTTATTGTTC from Zingiber officinale cultivar Zhangliang chromosome 6B, Zo_v1.1, whole genome shotgun sequence carries:
- the LOC121991390 gene encoding dirigent protein 2-like, producing MEAVVSFPSFILFLLLSSATVAFSQNYSDHLHFYFLERVAGSPNATGVVSVNLHPESPAGGFGNIEVIDNILLEGPEPSSPIIGRRAQGLAVFSDLTGLSITTALNLVFTAGDYNGSSLAMFGRYEPRRVSDRSIIGGSGQFRLAKGYALSQRVATTATTLTDVLDVYITYP